The window acatggctatcatatcaccccttaaccttctcttctccaggctaaacatacccagctccctaagccattcctcataaggcatcgtttccaggccttggaccattttggttgccctcctctggacacgttccagcttgtcagtatccttcttgaactttggtgcccagaactggacacagtattccaggtgaggtctgaccagagcggaatacagtggtactattacttcccttgatcttcaTCTTTAGTTTCCCACTCCAAAAGGATAAGATATGcctcttttaaataattttgagTTTTCTTCTATCACTtccttttggaatttggaaaccGAATATGAAAAACCTTTCTTATTGTCCTCTTTGAAAATATCCTTTAGTTGTCTATGGTGCAACCAACTTTGAAGAtgttcctttatttcttcatattctttcaattttaatttcCCCTCCTGTTCTACCAGTAAGTCTCTGTATGTTGGCCATTCTCCCTTTTTCTCCAATGTTTTAAGTGACAATGCCTCTATAGGTGATGACCACCAGGGTGTCTTAGGTTCTAGTAAGTCTTTATATTTCCCCCACACTTTAAACGATGATCTTATTATACGATTATGGAACCCTGTATGTATTTTTGCCTTTCCATACCAGAGagaagcatgccatccaaacctattgtcatgtccttccagtTCTGTTTTTTCCTCCCTGTCTAACTTGATCCAATCCTGGATCCATGTTAGGGATGCAGCTTCGTAGAATAATTTTAAGTCTGGAAGTGAgaatctgcctttttcttttgcatctgtTAATATCTTACTTTTTATCCTTGGCCTTTTCCCATTCCAGACAAATCTTGAGATGTCTCTTTGGCATTCTTTGAAGCATGCATTCCCCATTATTACTGGAATAGTATGGAAGAGAAATAACATCCTTGGAAGTGCATTCATTTTTATAGTTGCAATTCTTTCCAATAGAGAGAGATTCATCctattccatatttccatatttcttttaatttcatgCCATTTTTTATAattatctttaaaatatttatattttttgctgttATCCATACACCCAAATACTTTACTTTTTATGTACTTCTATCCCTGTCATTTCTattatttctttcctttcagaTTTTTTAATAACAATTTGGTTTTACTTTTATgtaatttaaatcctgccactTGACCAAACTCTTGTATTATGTTCATTACTTTTGGGAAAGAAATTTTTGGATCTTCCACGGTTAataccaaatcatctgcaaatgctttcagtttgtgctcatttttctttacttttatTCCTGACACTTCTCTATCTTCTCTTACCCTTCTTGTCAAAACTCCCAGTACCAGCATGAACAACAGTGGTGCTAAAGCAATAAGAAATTTGAAAAGTGgcaaggctccaggaccggatggatttacgGCAAGATATTACAAGAAATTTAGAGACACCTTACTTGAACCCTTCAAAGAAGTAATGAATAACATCttagagaaagcggaaataccagATACATGGAAGGATGCGTACATTTCAGTGATACCTAAACCAGAATCAGATTTGCTTCAAATCAAGAATTACAGGCTGATTTCGTTATTGAACAATGACTATAAGATTTCTGCTAGTATATTAGCAAATAGAATGAAGAATATTCTTAATgaaataattcatgaagatcaGGCAGGCTTCCTACCAGGCAGACAGTTGAAAGACAATGTAAGaaacataataaatattattgaatATCTGTCCGTCAGGAATGAGAAGAAAGTCGCAATGATTTTTGTCGATGCGGAAAAGAACTTTGATTATATTTCGTGGGAATTTATGAtaaagaattttgaagcaatggatatgggTGAAAGTATCAAGGCAATATATTCACAACAAAGAGCGAAAATAATTGTAAACAATACGCTAACTGAAAATATAGAAATAacgaagggaacaagacaagggtgtccattgtcaccattattattcatctcggtcctggaagtACTTTTGAAGACAataaggcaatcagaaagaataaaaggaataacaGTCGGGAAGACACAACACaaagtgaaagcctatgccgTTGACTTGGTGTTGACAGTGGAAGAACCAATAGAAAGCGCAAACGCAGTAttggaggagatggaagaattcgGACAAGtcgcaggatttaaacttaacaGGAAAAAAACCAAGATTCTGGTTAAGAATATGGACAATGAAGAATCACAGAAACTGCAACAAGTACAAATCGACGTGGcaagaaaaattaaatatttaggaatatggataacaccaaaaAATATCAATTTGTATCAAGATAACTACGAAGTAGTATGGAATAAAATTGAGAGAGACCTGGAATTGTGGGAGATAATGAAGCTTTCATTAATGGGAAGAATATCAGCAGTTaaaatgagcgtgctaccgaaaatgttatttctgtttcaaaCAATACCGATAATCAAGGGGACAGCTGTCTTCAAAgaatggccaaaaaaaaaaaaatcaatatttgtctggcaggggaaaaaacctagaATAAGATTTAAGTTACTAACTGATactaaagaaagaggaggattttcCCTGCCGGACTTGAAACTGTACTATGAAGCAACTAGTctctgttggttaaaggaatggattgtGTTGAAGAAGACAGAtttgttggacttggagggacatgatactagatttggttggcatgcatatttatggcaagaaaagataaaggtacataggagttttggaaaccacattttccggAAGTCTCTCTCTGAAGTTTGGGACAGATACAAAAAcctattggaaaggaaaacaccatggtggttatctcCGATTGAAAAAATTAGTCTGAAAAAGGCAAACATGAGCCGAAATTGGACAACATATGAGACATTGCTTAAAAATGACAGCactaaatggaaattaaaaccatatgaagtgaaagaatatgtaaataattggttgcagtatcaccaaattaatgaaatgtttaaaagcgacaTGAAGAAGACAGGTTTTAGTGAGactaaatcaaaatttgaaattgaaatattaaatagtgactttaaagtacatgctaagatgtacaagatgctgttggaatggaacttgaagGATGAAGAAGtcaagtcggtgatgattcattgggcaaaaggctttggacataacatcatgttagaagactgggaaaaactttggaaggaaggaatgaaatttacggcatgcacatcaataaaagaaaatatgttaaaaatgatgtatagatggcatattaccccagttaaactagcaaagatgtataagtctgacaataagtgttggaaatgtaaggaaagtgtcggtaccttttatcatatgtggtgggagtgtaagaaggtgagggcatattgggacatgatatatcctgaattgagaaaaatgttgaaatataattttgttaagaaacctgaagcctttttattaggtattataggtacagacattgaaaaacaggacattaaacttttccaatacacagtgactgcagctaggattttgctagcacaaaggtggaaacaagaagaaataccgacaaaagaagactggacagtgaaattgatggaatatgcagaactggacaaaatgacgggaagaatccgggaacagcgggaccagaaattcattgaagactggttaaagtttacgaactatttgaaaacaatttgcagttgaatatgctaataggacttcaagaagctttgtagttaatgtgtagaaatattattgtaagtatggtagttagagtgaaTAAGGGATTTaggataatgtaagcaatggtagattaaagaagtataatattaagatataattctgaaagccatgtggaaggtctgagggaagtcatggctatgatagccaaaattgaaaaatgtatgttattgtatattattatttttttgtagtaagttagtataaaacaataaaaaattatttttttaaaaaaacattgtttttgCATTCTGTTCTGAGTAGACGACTTGTATCCCCCTATTAAAATTTGGTTCAAATCCCATTTCCTCCATCACTTTCCTCATGAAGGTCCAAGAaacattatcaaatgctttttctgcatctataaacatcattTCTCACTTCCAGGTATTCTATAATATTCAATACATTTCTAACATTATCTTTGTCTGCCTGGAAGGAATCCAGATTGATCATAATGAATAAAATCTTTTAGAATTTTTTTCAATCTATTtgccaaaacaaatgcaaacaatttgtaatcattatttaataattgtcagggaactgccacctggcccactgagggGACCCGAGGGACTGTTGGGATACAGGGATCCCCAACACCAactgagcagcagtacctcttccagcgagaaaagcagccacacctccagtggggaggaatgaGAAGGAGCTAGCCTGGCGAGGAcagggcttggggatgctacagagaccctgtgctcacctcgctcggctggtcaggagggaggcacaccatttccaccaccccagttgcacagaggggttAGAAGGAGAGTTTGAAATGCAAagggggtaggaggagacttggggtaccgaagttcttatgctggggaaagagccggaaggggccactcccacattctgctagtgactgagatGGACATGTACTTCGGagttctgcactgtaaatagtttgcacgtcaaacatggaaggtgcctaaagaagccagggtggctatctatagaacttttaactgagttaagatttaaaagggatatgtacaaaaaatggaaaaagggggaaatcaccagagaggaattcaaacaaatagccagcacgtgtagagacaaagtcagaaaagctaaagcacagaatgaactcaggcttgctagataggttaaaagcaataaaaaagggcttttatgggtatgtccgaagcaaaaggaagaacaaggaaacagtggggtcacttagaggagaagatggtgaaatgcgaacaggggacagaaaaagggcagaactcctcaatgccttctttgcctcagtcttctccaagaaagaaaacaatgcccgacctgaagaatatggagcagatgattcagcaggggaaacacagcccagaataagtaaggaggtagtacaagaatatttggctagtttagatgtattcaagtctccagggccagatgaactacatccaagagtattaaaagaactggcagaggtgatttcagaaccactggcagtaatctttgagaattcctggcgaACAGGCAAaatcccagcagactggaggagggcaaatgttgtccctattttcaaaaagggggaaagagaggacgcaaacaattaccgcccaatCAGagtgacatcaataccaggaaagattctagagcagatcattaagcaaacggtctgtgagcacctagaaaggaacactgtgatcactaaaagtcagcatgggtttctgaaatataagtcatgtcagaccaatctgatctcattttttgacagtaTTACTagcctggtgctggaggagactcttgagagtcccatggactgcaagaagatcaaacctatccattctcaaggaaatcggccctgagtgctcactagaaggacagatcctgaagttgaggctccagtactttggccacctcatgagaagaaaactcctcctcctcttcttcttcttcttactcagTCCCTGGCCTccaagccttactgaaatcaagatgcactaTTTCCACAGCTCTCTCCGATCAAAAGTTTGTAACTCCATCCAAAAAAGGGGAGGAGAGATTTCTCTGGCTTTCCATGTTTTTGAGAAAGCCATGCTTATTGCTTTAATCCTTTATGTTTATATTGTGacatcctcagatgaaggggaCATAAATTcaaaaaatgataacaataaGGATATTaataagctggaacatgtacaaAGGAAGGcgattcatatatttatttaatttgtagacccccccccacccagtggtgccgacttgaataaaatattgatggGGGGCCTGGTTAAGAAGGTGGGTATTTGACTGGCTCCTAAAGTTATATAATGAAGGATTTTCCAAcctttgtatgaattctttgatgggaagtgagattgtggctcttactgaagctctttccacattccacgcactgataaggtttctcccctgtatgaattctctgatgcttagtgagttTGGAGttttcagtgaagctctttccacattccacacactgatagggtttctctcctgtatgaattctctgatgggaagtgagctttGAGCAattaatgaagctctttccacattccacacactgatagggtttctcccctgtatgaattcttcgatgggaagtgagagttgAGCCATGACTGAAGCTCtctccacattccatgcactgataaggtttctcccctgtatgaattcttttatgggaagtgagattgtggctcttactgaagctctttccacattccacgcactgataaggtttctcccctgtatgaattctttgatgggaagtgagatcagaGCCCatactgaagctccttccacattccacagactgataaggtttctcccctgtatgaattctctggtgcTTAGTGAGTTTGGAGttttcagtgaagctctttccacattccacacactgatagggtttctctcctgtatgaattctctgatgggaagtgagatttgagccatgactgaagctctttccacattccacacactgatagggtttctcccctgtatgaattcttcgatgggaagtgagagttgAGCCATGACTGAAGCTCtctccacattccatgcactgataaggtttctcccctgtatgaattcttttatggtaAGTGAGATTGTAGCtgtgacggaagctctttccacattccacacactgatacggtttctcccctgtatgaattctctgatgggaagtgagagttgagccatgactgaagctctttccacattccacacagtgatagggtttctctcctgtatgaattctttgatgggaagtgagaatgtccctccgactgaagctctttccacattccacacactgatggggtttctcccctgtatgaattctttgatgggaagtgagactttggccttgactgaagctctttccacattccacacactgataaggtttctgccctgtatgaattctttgatggtaagtGAGATCGGAGTTTTcattgaagctttttccacattccacacactgatagggcttctctcctgtatgaattctctgatggtaaGTGAGAGTTGAgccatgactgaagctctttccacattccaggcactgatagggtttctcccctgtatgaattctttgatgggaagtgagagaggagctcctactgaagctctttccacattccatgcactgatggggtttctcgcctgtatgaattctttgatgggaagtgagattttggccttgaatgaagctctttccacattccacacactgataaggtttctcccctgtatgaattctgtgatgggtaGTGAGACTATGGCTgctaatgaagctctttccacattccacacactgatagggcttctcccctgtatgaattctttgatgggaagtgagagaggagctcctactgaagctctttccacattccatgcactgatggggtttctcccctgtatgaattctctgatgcttagtgagattgGAGttttcagtgaagctctttccacattccacacactgatagggtttctcccctgtatgaattttctgatgcttagtgagagaggagttcctactgaagctctttccacattccatgcactgatagggtttctctccaaTGAGATTTCTTTGTTGGGAAGTGGAAcgggagctctgactgcagctcTCTCCATACTCCAAATTTTTACGTGGCTTgtcctctctggggattttgtcaTGTTCACCCTTGTTCTCGATTTCCAGttcatcacaatctgcaatggagacaaaacaaaatcgaaagttctttctagtagcaccttagagaccaactgagtttgttcctggtatgagctttcgtgtgcatgcaaacttcttcagatacacaatggagacaaaaagggagaaaaagagctTCAGGAACCAATGAAAAAGAAGTGaagggagctgggtgtgtgttcattacctttgttgtttgtcattaactaacatatttattattagattctgatgggttgttgaatgttgcttggtTTGATATACAGTAGCGGTCAAAATTGGGGAAGCAAAAATAGTTTATTTCATATGTTTGTTGGCTCAAAAAACAACCTATTTTGgagttatttcataaaattatatatcaatggacagataatttaatcaagaacataatgcaacaaagtttgttcaattatctgtattctatcaaatgtTATAGCGAAATAactagaaaaaggaagcacaacttgctgaGGCTGACTTTTGTCAATGTGTTATGTGATTGCTATCAagttgggttttttctttctttcatttagtgagtttgtaaaatgtaataaaattaaaGAACTGGCACAAAGAGTTGACTGGTCACCCAGAAAGTGATGTAAAATAGTAATATTGTGAACAAGACTCCAGTTATAAAGAAATTAGAAGAAAGATAGGGGGGAACTTAATGAACGCTGGCCTTTCTATATTTTTGAAGAGGTATAAAGAGACTCAGTCACTACAAAATCAGACTGGTAAAGGCAGGAAAAGGGGCACAAAGGAAGTGATGATCGAAGAATGAAGAGACTGTccctacatgacagaagaaaatcatctgggTGTATACAAGATGACATGTGCACTCATTTTACACGCTAGCAAGGttttgcttaaaattctacaaggcaggcttaagcagtatgtggaccgagaactcccagaagtgcaagctggatttcgaaggggcagaggaaccagagaccaaattgcaaacatgtgctggattatggagaaagctagagagttccataaaaacatctgcttctgcttcattgactacgcaaaagcatttgactgtgtcgaccacagcaaactatggcaagttcttaaagaaatgggagtgcctgatcacctcatccgtctcctgagaaatctctatgtgggacaagaagctacagttagaactggatatggaacaactgattggttcaaaattgggaaaggagtacgacaaggctgtatattgtctccctgcttatttaacttatatgcagaattcatcatgcgaaaggctggactggatgaatcccaaaccggaattaagattgccggaagaaatatcaacaacctcagatatgctgatgacacaatcttgatggcagaaagtgaggaggaattaaagaaccttttaatgagggtgaaagaggagagtgcaaaaaatggtctgaagctcaacataaaaaaaactaagatcatggccactggtcccatcacctcctggcaaatagaagggaaagaaatggaggcagtgagagattttactttcttgggctccatgatcactgcagatggtgacagcagtcacgaaattagaagatgcctgcttcttgggaggaaagcaatgacaaacctagacagcatcttaaaaagcagagacatcaccttgccaacaaaggtccgtatagttaaagctatggttttcccagtagtaatgtacggaagtgagagctggatgtgaggagtgagctgaaagggttacactcagaCTTCCGGTGTGGGCGCCATTCCATGCAGTCGGGAGCTAGCGAGCTCCGGTACCCTTGGGGATTTGGGGTGTCCGTAACCGCGCTACGACCCCCTTAAAGCCATGGGAGGAGCGTTCCGTGGACCCGGGTTTCTTGCGGGCACCAGACCTGTCATCCCCGCTCCTGatcaacccttgtaaaagggagggtcaggcgagcgaggctccggcacGGCGCTGAAGAAGCCATCGCTAACCGAGGTTACGAAGCAGCGGGATCTGCCGGATTTTGAGCGCCCCATTCTTTCTCAATTTGGACTTAAAGCAAGAACTCTGTAAGTACGGCTTTAAATTTGTTCCAATTTGGCTTTAAAAGAACTGAATTTGGCTTGCAGAGGGAAACGAAAAttgaggaagtccgtttctctctgacagcggcaagatcaaagtaacgtcaatgGAGCTGAGCCGCGCAGCTTAAAGTAGAATCTAAGACTGATTTCACATACTTTTTGGATTATTGAAAGACCCCTGTGGGGGAAAACATTGTGATTGCatgatttcttcctgtggatttaCAATTATTTTAGAAGACACCGCTACACCCTCTGGATAAGGAGACCGGGTCAGTTAGCGGGCTGCGGATACAATGTATCAGTCTGCTTCCGACTGCTGTTTCTGACTGGAGACTGCTATTTACTGCTACTTTCTAACTTAGATTTACTTGGGATACACTGTTTAAAGGACTTAAAGTAACAACTGGCTTGGATTTGTTCTTTTGAGATACTTTTCTTGACTTTGAGAGAGTTTTACAATTCAATGAGAGTTGGAGGAACTGGGAACATAGGGACTTTTGTTTCCAAGGAAGTTGCTTGGTTTGCTctgtcctttgttctctgactttgtctgctggccacctggtgtttacagCTAGGATTGTTTTGAGACTGGCTCTCAGTGACTTATCTTGCCTGAAGTGACCTTGAGCTGCCAGAAACAGTGTGTTTTGGCAATGCAAGCACAAGAAAC of the Lacerta agilis isolate rLacAgi1 chromosome 4, rLacAgi1.pri, whole genome shotgun sequence genome contains:
- the LOC117044884 gene encoding zinc finger protein 420-like, with product MECGKSFSRNSSLTKHQKIHTGEKPYQCVECGKSFTENSNLTKHQRIHTGEKPHQCMECGKSFSRSSSLTSHQRIHTGEKPYQCVECGKSFISSHSLTTHHRIHTGEKPYQCVECGKSFIQGQNLTSHQRIHTGEKPHQCMECGKSFSRSSSLTSHQRIHTGEKPYQCLECGKSFSHGSTLTYHQRIHTGEKPYQCVECGKSFNENSDLTYHQRIHTGQKPYQCVECGKSFSQGQSLTSHQRIHTGEKPHQCVECGKSFSRRDILTSHQRIHTGEKPYHCVECGKSFSHGSTLTSHQRIHTGEKPYQCVECGKSFRHSYNLTYHKRIHTGEKPYQCMECGESFSHGSTLTSHRRIHTGEKPYQCVECGKSFSHGSNLTSHQRIHTGEKPYQCVECGKSFTENSKLTKHQRIHTGEKPYQSVECGRSFSMGSDLTSHQRIHTGEKPYQCVECGKSFSKSHNLTSHKRIHTGEKPYQCMECGESFSHGSTLTSHRRIHTGEKPYQCVECGKSFINCSKLTSHQRIHTGEKPYQCVECGKSFTENSKLTKHQRIHTGEKPYQCVECGKSFSKSHNLTSHQRIHTKVGKSFII